A region of Streptomyces sp. R44 DNA encodes the following proteins:
- a CDS encoding D-alanyl-D-alanine carboxypeptidase family protein: MAGESPDKAEQQGSSQETAASGGGGRDPRLFVLRESESSPSSAASSAVQVDQATAVFKTLAPRTPEDDEPAAAAADAKPDSESDSDPEAEATAESEPEGDRLKAAVAAWVATAEQPEDEDPAAEEEPEPEDEAEADDSEGEDEPQDDEPDDEAGDEAEAGPEEADDESDDETDEEPVEASVEASAEDTASVEDTATTDDKAPADDKAPSASWFAARKPSADEKPVDDKPSADDKPAESEEASSGSSSSEDEKPVDQPTTMFKMVRPPVVDQPTTALKLPSSLTADSDSERTSVFRALRPDIPAEQKAQKAAQEAAKASAAPAPAPEAPAVPKAPAAEEKAAPAPVPTPAALAEPERTRQQPLPPLPPLDLLAELTNTPPPPPTPLRTTLRRVRIWTPLVLLLLIVFAIVQMVRPLPAPALTLSAAPTFTFEGGELKMPWPNEGQGAVEVEGVGSMGMYGAQKPAPIASVTKTMTAYVILRDHPIKGKQQGPEITIDKKAADQAKHDSESTAPVQEGQTYTERELLELLMIPSANNVARLLARWDAGSEAAFVEKMNAAAKELGMTQSTYTDPSGLLDSTMSTPQDQLKLAKAVMQYDVFREIVNMPNVTVDGIPGRIENNNNILLHDGVSGIKTGSSTPAGGNLLWAANTVVDGQDRRILGIVMGAKDAKLLIDKLQLAIDNSLKLIQQAQKDVTSAAVVKKGQVLGYVDDGLGGQTPVIATKELKAVGWPGLKVQLELTDGGKALPHSGKAGDIVGQVSIGTGAGKVSSPVALQSDLVEPGFDKKLTRVG; encoded by the coding sequence GTGGCGGGCGAGTCCCCCGACAAGGCGGAGCAGCAGGGGTCGTCTCAGGAGACGGCGGCCTCGGGCGGCGGCGGCCGGGATCCTCGGCTTTTCGTGCTCCGTGAGTCAGAGTCCTCGCCGTCCTCGGCGGCGTCTTCGGCGGTTCAGGTCGACCAGGCGACGGCCGTGTTCAAGACCCTGGCACCGCGCACGCCGGAGGACGACGAGCCGGCGGCGGCCGCGGCGGACGCGAAGCCGGACTCGGAGTCGGACTCGGATCCCGAGGCGGAGGCCACGGCGGAGTCGGAGCCGGAGGGCGACCGTCTGAAGGCCGCTGTGGCGGCCTGGGTCGCGACGGCGGAGCAGCCCGAGGACGAGGACCCGGCGGCCGAGGAGGAGCCCGAGCCGGAGGACGAGGCCGAGGCCGACGACTCCGAGGGCGAGGACGAGCCGCAGGACGACGAGCCGGACGACGAGGCCGGGGACGAGGCCGAGGCCGGCCCCGAGGAGGCGGACGACGAGTCCGACGACGAGACGGACGAGGAGCCCGTCGAGGCGTCCGTCGAGGCGTCTGCCGAGGACACGGCGTCCGTCGAGGACACGGCGACCACCGACGACAAGGCGCCCGCCGACGACAAGGCCCCCTCCGCGTCCTGGTTCGCCGCGCGGAAGCCCTCCGCCGACGAGAAGCCCGTCGACGACAAGCCCTCCGCCGACGACAAGCCGGCGGAGTCCGAGGAGGCGTCGTCCGGTTCCTCTTCCTCCGAGGACGAGAAGCCGGTCGACCAGCCGACGACCATGTTCAAGATGGTCCGTCCGCCCGTCGTGGACCAGCCGACGACCGCCCTGAAGCTGCCGTCCTCCCTGACCGCGGACTCCGACAGCGAGCGCACCAGCGTCTTCCGTGCGCTGCGTCCCGACATCCCGGCCGAGCAGAAGGCCCAGAAGGCCGCGCAGGAGGCCGCCAAGGCCTCCGCCGCCCCGGCGCCCGCCCCCGAGGCCCCGGCCGTGCCCAAGGCGCCCGCGGCCGAGGAGAAGGCCGCGCCCGCCCCCGTACCCACGCCGGCGGCGCTCGCCGAGCCGGAGCGGACCCGGCAGCAGCCGCTGCCGCCGCTGCCCCCGCTCGACCTGCTCGCGGAACTGACGAACACGCCGCCCCCGCCGCCGACCCCGCTGCGGACGACCCTGCGCCGGGTGCGGATCTGGACGCCGCTCGTCCTGCTGCTCCTGATCGTCTTTGCGATCGTGCAGATGGTCCGCCCGCTGCCGGCGCCCGCGCTGACGCTGTCGGCCGCGCCGACGTTCACGTTCGAGGGCGGCGAGCTGAAGATGCCGTGGCCGAATGAGGGGCAGGGCGCCGTCGAGGTCGAGGGCGTCGGCTCCATGGGGATGTACGGGGCGCAGAAGCCGGCCCCGATCGCGTCCGTGACCAAGACGATGACGGCGTACGTGATCCTCCGCGACCACCCGATCAAGGGGAAGCAGCAGGGTCCCGAGATCACGATCGACAAGAAGGCCGCCGACCAGGCGAAGCACGACTCGGAGTCGACGGCGCCGGTCCAGGAGGGCCAGACCTACACGGAGAGGGAGCTCCTGGAGCTCCTGATGATCCCCTCCGCCAACAACGTGGCCCGGCTGCTCGCGCGCTGGGACGCCGGTTCGGAGGCCGCGTTCGTCGAGAAGATGAACGCCGCCGCGAAGGAACTGGGCATGACCCAGTCCACGTACACGGACCCCTCCGGTCTGCTCGACAGCACCATGTCGACCCCGCAGGACCAGCTGAAGCTGGCGAAGGCGGTCATGCAGTACGACGTGTTCCGCGAGATCGTGAACATGCCGAACGTGACGGTGGACGGCATCCCCGGCCGGATCGAGAACAACAACAACATCCTGCTCCACGACGGTGTGAGCGGCATCAAGACCGGGTCCTCCACCCCCGCCGGCGGCAACCTGCTCTGGGCGGCGAACACCGTCGTCGACGGTCAGGACCGCCGCATCCTCGGCATCGTCATGGGGGCGAAGGACGCCAAGCTGCTCATCGACAAGCTGCAGCTCGCCATCGACAACAGCCTCAAGCTGATCCAGCAGGCCCAGAAGGACGTCACCTCGGCGGCCGTGGTCAAAAAGGGCCAGGTCCTCGGCTACGTGGACGACGGCCTCGGCGGCCAGACCCCGGTGATCGCCACCAAGGAGCTCAAGGCGGTCGGCTGGCCGGGCCTCAAGGTGCAGCTGGAGCTCACCGACGGCGGCAAGGCCCTGCCGCACTCCGGCAAGGCGGGCGACATCGTCGGCCAGGTGTCGATCGGTACGGGCGCCGGCAAGGTCAGCTCCCCGGTCGCCCTCCAGTCGGACCTGGTGGAGCCGGGCTTCGACAAGAAGCTCACCCGAGTGGGCTGA
- a CDS encoding GPP34 family phosphoprotein, producing the protein MGRSRRTIPEELLLLALDPTTGTTAQPQSLDLGLAGAQLVELALAGRIAPDGDRIAVVMPRPTGDPTLDSALELLRRRGSPVRAVHWIGGPRLGLRQTYLSHLERCGMVHAVEGQMCGVLPTTRYQATDTAISREIRARLDSAIRTGVPPDPRTAALAALAHAVGLGKHLYPGNEGRSSRSRLRDLIRHDPMGGLVAHAVMDVQNGAAAQPRRSAAGVPAQPRGSMARAAAH; encoded by the coding sequence ATGGGCAGGAGCCGCAGAACCATTCCGGAAGAGCTTCTGCTGCTCGCTCTGGACCCGACCACGGGTACCACAGCGCAGCCGCAGTCGCTCGACCTCGGTCTGGCCGGAGCACAGCTAGTGGAGCTGGCTCTGGCAGGCCGGATAGCCCCTGACGGGGATCGTATCGCCGTGGTGATGCCACGGCCGACCGGAGATCCGACACTGGACTCCGCACTGGAGCTGCTGCGCAGGCGCGGCAGCCCGGTTCGGGCCGTCCACTGGATCGGCGGGCCCCGGCTGGGGCTCCGTCAGACGTATCTCTCGCATCTGGAGCGATGCGGCATGGTGCATGCCGTGGAGGGCCAGATGTGCGGGGTGTTGCCGACGACTCGCTACCAGGCGACGGACACGGCGATCAGTCGGGAGATCCGTGCCCGACTGGACAGTGCGATCCGCACCGGCGTACCGCCGGACCCGCGGACCGCGGCGCTTGCCGCGCTGGCCCACGCGGTCGGTCTCGGGAAGCACCTGTACCCCGGCAACGAAGGACGGTCGTCGCGGTCCCGGCTGCGCGATCTGATCCGGCACGACCCCATGGGCGGACTCGTGGCGCACGCCGTGATGGACGTCCAGAACGGTGCGGCGGCGCAGCCGCGCCGGAGCGCCGCGGGCGTCCCGGCGCAGCCTCGCGGCAGCATGGCCCGCGCGGCCGCGCACTGA
- a CDS encoding helix-turn-helix domain-containing protein, with the protein MASNVNPTVRRRRLGQELRKLREAKNMTAEQVAERLLVSQSKISRLENGRRSISQRDVRDLCGVYEVEDERMVDSLMQMAKDSRQQGWWHAFGDIPYSVYIGLETDAESLRMYESQIIPGLLQTPAYAEAVISGAMPESTAADIEKRVTVRTRRQERIRDEERPLRLWAVIDEGALHRIVGSRQLMVDQLEHLIEQSHLPHVTVQVIPFEMGAHPGISGQYSILEFPDTSDSSVVYIEGVTSDLYLEKAQDVGKYSVMYEHLRAQALNVDQTREFISKMAKKHAQG; encoded by the coding sequence GTGGCGTCCAACGTCAACCCCACCGTCAGGCGACGCCGATTGGGCCAGGAGCTGCGCAAGCTCCGCGAGGCGAAGAACATGACGGCCGAGCAGGTCGCCGAGCGTCTCCTCGTCTCCCAGTCCAAGATCAGCCGGCTGGAGAACGGCCGTCGCTCCATCAGCCAGCGGGACGTCCGGGACCTGTGCGGGGTGTACGAGGTCGAGGACGAGCGCATGGTCGACTCCCTCATGCAGATGGCCAAGGACTCCCGTCAGCAGGGCTGGTGGCACGCCTTCGGCGACATCCCGTACAGCGTCTACATCGGTCTGGAGACGGACGCGGAGAGTCTGCGGATGTACGAGTCGCAGATCATCCCCGGGCTGCTCCAGACCCCGGCGTACGCGGAGGCCGTGATCTCCGGGGCGATGCCGGAGTCGACCGCGGCGGACATCGAGAAGCGGGTCACGGTGCGGACCCGCCGCCAGGAGCGGATCCGGGACGAGGAGCGTCCGCTACGGCTGTGGGCCGTCATCGACGAGGGCGCGCTGCACCGGATCGTGGGCAGCCGGCAGCTGATGGTCGATCAGCTGGAGCACCTGATCGAGCAGTCGCACCTGCCGCACGTCACCGTGCAGGTGATCCCGTTCGAGATGGGCGCGCATCCGGGGATCAGCGGGCAGTACTCGATCCTGGAGTTCCCGGACACCTCGGACTCCAGCGTCGTGTACATCGAGGGCGTGACGAGCGATCTGTACCTGGAGAAGGCGCAGGACGTCGGCAAGTACTCCGTCATGTACGAGCACCTCAGGGCGCAGGCGCTGAACGTCGACCAGACGCGCGAGTTCATCTCGAAAATGGCGAAGAAGCACGCCCAGGGGTGA
- a CDS encoding DUF397 domain-containing protein, giving the protein MAIIQGGTDTWTKSSYSGGNGACVEVKSPVMAAIAVRDSKAPEGPSLSFGPGSWNAFVGEVSNGAL; this is encoded by the coding sequence ATGGCGATTATTCAGGGCGGTACGGACACCTGGACGAAGTCCTCGTACTCGGGCGGGAACGGAGCCTGCGTCGAAGTGAAGTCCCCCGTCATGGCCGCGATCGCGGTGCGGGACTCCAAGGCCCCCGAGGGCCCGTCCCTCTCTTTCGGACCGGGCTCGTGGAACGCCTTCGTCGGCGAGGTGAGCAACGGGGCCCTCTGA